One genomic region from Pristiophorus japonicus isolate sPriJap1 chromosome 27, sPriJap1.hap1, whole genome shotgun sequence encodes:
- the LOC139239516 gene encoding forkhead box protein N2-like: MDGAWLCAGERQGRSSPAPHGGSQSGQAGGEGPGCPSSVGSKREAREDEELTSLNWLHESKNLLTAMSLGGETPAELRPAQAKENQPPPSPAPPELEAKPRASSKPPYSFNCLIFMAIEGSPAQCLPVKEIYKWILERYPYFKRAPVGWKNSVRHNLSLNRCFKRVEKQGREALGKGSFWCIDAESRPNLLQAIRKRTLCIHSPALGSSATDLQYPSHTQDPAGLIQEQVSEESQEQCAAPTLSRDGTAVTGNEEPTQINSRDPALLPLWGDALLASQAPAASGDHNYSLVRMGKWALWPPAPSARDRLGTVSAKLGRCDNGDDDSEGFLSGGESEMEDSSEDEGAEDSLADSGYVPLSLRDPPAREGSEGGPCHGRWEALSFSDIDEELKEVAGSLLNLAGIRS; this comes from the exons ATGGATGGAGCGTGGCTCTGCGCAGGGGAGAGGCAGGGGAGGAGCAGCCCCGCGCCCCACGGGGGGTCCCAGTCGGGCCAGGCGGGGGGCGAGGGGCCCGGCTGCCCCTCCTCCGTCGGCAGCAAGCGCGAGGCGAGGGAGGACGAGGAGCTGACCAGCCTCAACTGGCTGCACGAGAGCAAGAACCTGCTGACGGCCATGAGCCTGGGAGGGGAGACCCCGGCCGAGCTCCGGCCAGCTCAGGCCAAGGAGAACCAGCCTCCACCCTCACCCGCTCCCCCCGAGCTGGAGGCCAAGCCTCGGGCCTCCTCCAAGCCCCCCTACTCCTTCAACTGCCTGATCTTCATGGCCATCGAAGGCTCGCCCGCCCAGTGCCTGCCCGTGAAGGAGATCTACAAGTGGATCTTGGAGCGTTACCCCTACTTCAAGAGGGCGCCCGTGGGCTGGAAGAACTCCGTGCGGCACAACCTGTCGCTCAATAGGTGTTTCAAGAGAGTGGAGAAACAAGGGAGGGAG GCTCTGGGCAAAGGTTCCTTCTGGTGCATTGATGCGGAATCCAGACCCAACCTCCTGCAGGCCATCAGGAAACGAACCCTGTGCATCCACAGCCCCGCTCTCGG CTCCAGTGCCACAGATCTGCAGTACCCATCCCACACTCAGGACCCAG CTGGACTAATCCAGGAGCAGGTTTCCGAAGAGAGTCAGGAACAATGTGCTGCACCCACACTGTCTCGCGATGGCACCGCTGTGACTGGTAATGAAGAGCCCACCCAGATAAACAG CCGTGACCCGGCACTTCTTCCCCTCTGGGGAGACGCCCTTCTCGCCAGCCAGGCCCCAGCCGCCAGCGGGGACCACAACTATAGCCTGGTGCGGATGGGCAAGTGGGCGCTCTGGCCCCCGGCACCCAGCGCCCGGGACAGACTCGGCACCGTCTCCGCCAAGCTCGGCCGCTGTGACAACGGCGACGACGACAGCGAGGGATTCCTGAGTGGCGGCGAATCGGAGATGGAGGACAGTTCGGAGGACGAGGGGGCCGAGGACTCGCTGGCGGACAGCGGCTACGTCCCCCTGAGCCTGCGGGACCCCCCGGCCCGGGAGGGGTCAGAGGGCGGCCCGTGTCACGGCAGGTGGGAGGCGTTGTCGTTCTCGGACATCGACGAGGAGCTGAAAGAGGTGGCTGGATCTCTGCTCAACCTGGCTGGGATACGCAGCTAA